A genome region from Leifsonia sp. Root112D2 includes the following:
- a CDS encoding PKD domain-containing protein: MIAASSLATAALMVTGLSALPALADTPAPPTALPTTVSADVLPTPQINGVVWKVAVVGNTAYAVGSFTSARPSGAAPGVNQVTRNNAMAFDIATGTILPWNPNLNAQGLAISVSPDSSELYVGGDFTAVSGQAQNKIAGFKLPSGALDTAFKPAAYGHINTVSVSNTTVYAGGSFASAGSQTRANLAAFNRANGSLKTWAPTADDIVQALAAYPDDSRIIVGGRFQSLNGQGIVGIGAVDGATGASEAWSSRPIPTAQGVNNRSWTTDLIIKDGIVYGGADGEGGHWFDGRFAANAATGDLVWLDNCYGATYGQSVIGEVIYYVDHSHDCTSVGTFPQQNPNVWKRGIANTIFATGTDQGAPGSNMNYSYQPVPTQLNWYPDVNAGTYTGQYQGGWSLGTNGTYLIMGGEFTSIGGKAQQGLATFATRNVAPNKIGPVYTAAKPSAISLSGGTVRVAFTGTSDPDDAILTYKVFRDSSTSPVYTVNANSPWWALPQLGFTDTGLAPGSTHTYKVTMTDPSGNSTQPPKSDPVTVSSSVPSAYSQQVIADGAVDYWPLNEASGTVAYDNAGFSDADAGTGVTRGTTGPVPDATASTMDGTNNGNIATRSSIVGPNVFTLEAWFKTTSTAGGKIIGFGDTKTGDSSSYDRQVYLDGAGHVTFGVYPGGVAALTSSAGFNDGQWHMVTASLGATGMTLYLDGVRVASRSDVTSAQAYSGYWRIGGDNLNGWPNTGSSNDLAGSIGQVAVYPTVLTRDTVVNHYNASGRTANVPAAPTDTYGKAVFADNPEIYWRLDDTSGSTMKDSSESSNAGLRSGGVTLGTSGALAGGVGSAATFNGQNGLIAASNSETNPTVYSIETWFKTTTTVGGKLIGFGNTQTGTSGNYDRHIYMQNDGSLVFGTYTGVTNTAISPLSYNDGKWHSVVGTQSSNGMQLYVDGVLVATNSQTAAQNYTGYWRIGGDTTWGSSSAFFNGQLDEAAVYTTALSSDRILTHYELGSGTVPNQLPTAAFTPTTTDLTTTLDASASHDPDGTIASYAWNFGDSSPIGSGSTTTHTYSAPGQYTVTLTVTDNNGATAQISHQVVATAPNVPPTAAFTMTTTPGTVSADGSTSADPDGTIASYTWNWGDGGPASDPTATPTAVHAYSSAGTYTVSLTVTDNKGASNTLGQNITVAAPPNVPPVALFTSQTNGLTASFDGSSSSDPDGTMSAWNWNFGDGTTAAGAMTTHLYAANGTYPVTLTVTDNKGATAQISHTVSVSAVVVPTAYAKDSFGRTVANGFGTADLGGAWTTSNSTSKFSVIPGVGKILLSAPGSGPTISLAGVSAADTEVNVGLGLDKAATGGGVYASVIGRSVSGQGDYRAKVTFFSNGAVALGVERGAPNGTQATLVASGVIPGLTYSVGDVLNVRMQVVGTSPTTVNAKVWKNGTTEPATWQRSTTDTTAAMQSAGSIGLFAYLSSTATNAPVNALWSNLLVNKSTN; this comes from the coding sequence ATGATTGCGGCCAGTTCCCTTGCTACCGCGGCCCTTATGGTGACCGGCCTCAGCGCCTTGCCGGCGCTGGCTGACACTCCGGCCCCTCCCACGGCGCTGCCGACAACCGTCAGTGCTGACGTGTTGCCGACGCCGCAGATCAATGGGGTGGTTTGGAAGGTGGCCGTTGTTGGAAACACCGCGTACGCCGTCGGCAGCTTCACTTCCGCGCGGCCGTCCGGAGCAGCACCCGGTGTGAACCAGGTGACGCGAAACAACGCGATGGCGTTCGATATCGCGACGGGAACGATCCTTCCCTGGAATCCGAACCTGAACGCACAGGGGCTAGCCATCTCGGTGAGCCCCGATTCCAGCGAACTCTACGTCGGCGGTGACTTCACCGCCGTATCCGGGCAAGCGCAGAACAAAATTGCCGGTTTCAAGTTACCCTCCGGCGCTCTCGATACGGCTTTTAAGCCGGCCGCATATGGTCACATCAACACCGTTTCCGTCAGTAATACGACGGTATATGCGGGTGGCTCGTTCGCCTCGGCCGGCTCGCAGACGCGCGCCAACCTCGCGGCGTTCAACCGCGCAAATGGTTCGCTAAAGACGTGGGCGCCGACTGCTGATGACATCGTGCAGGCCTTGGCGGCGTACCCCGACGACAGCCGAATCATCGTCGGAGGTCGTTTCCAGAGTCTGAACGGTCAAGGGATCGTTGGAATCGGAGCAGTCGATGGCGCAACCGGTGCTTCCGAGGCCTGGTCCAGCCGCCCGATTCCCACTGCACAAGGCGTCAACAACCGCTCGTGGACGACCGACCTGATCATCAAGGATGGCATCGTCTACGGGGGAGCCGACGGAGAGGGTGGCCACTGGTTCGACGGCAGGTTCGCCGCGAACGCAGCCACCGGCGACTTGGTCTGGCTCGACAATTGTTATGGCGCTACGTACGGCCAGTCGGTCATCGGCGAGGTCATCTACTACGTCGACCACTCCCATGACTGCACCTCGGTGGGGACCTTCCCGCAACAGAACCCGAACGTGTGGAAGCGTGGGATCGCCAACACGATCTTCGCCACGGGCACCGATCAGGGGGCTCCCGGCTCCAACATGAACTATTCCTACCAGCCGGTCCCCACTCAATTGAACTGGTACCCGGACGTTAATGCGGGTACCTACACTGGGCAGTATCAGGGTGGGTGGTCGCTCGGAACGAACGGCACCTACCTGATCATGGGGGGCGAGTTCACGTCCATCGGCGGCAAGGCACAGCAAGGCCTTGCGACATTCGCGACGCGCAACGTCGCACCGAACAAGATTGGTCCCGTATACACCGCAGCCAAGCCGTCGGCGATTTCCCTCTCCGGCGGGACAGTTCGCGTGGCCTTCACAGGTACGAGTGATCCTGATGACGCGATCTTGACCTACAAGGTGTTCCGCGACAGCTCGACGAGCCCCGTATACACCGTGAACGCGAACTCTCCATGGTGGGCACTACCACAGCTCGGATTCACAGACACCGGGCTCGCACCCGGCAGCACTCACACCTACAAGGTGACGATGACCGACCCGTCCGGCAACTCCACCCAACCTCCGAAGTCCGATCCTGTCACCGTGTCCTCCAGCGTCCCGAGCGCGTATTCGCAGCAGGTGATCGCGGACGGGGCCGTGGACTACTGGCCGCTGAACGAGGCGAGCGGAACCGTTGCCTACGACAACGCGGGCTTCAGCGACGCGGATGCCGGCACCGGAGTCACACGTGGAACGACCGGACCCGTTCCGGACGCGACCGCGTCGACCATGGACGGCACGAACAACGGCAACATCGCCACTCGGTCGTCGATTGTGGGTCCGAACGTGTTCACGCTCGAAGCCTGGTTCAAGACGACGAGCACGGCTGGAGGCAAGATCATCGGCTTCGGCGACACTAAGACTGGCGACTCGTCCAGCTACGACAGGCAGGTCTACTTAGACGGTGCGGGTCATGTCACCTTCGGTGTCTACCCCGGTGGGGTTGCCGCGCTGACGAGCAGTGCCGGATTCAACGATGGCCAGTGGCACATGGTGACCGCCAGCCTTGGCGCGACCGGGATGACCCTCTATCTCGATGGCGTACGCGTTGCCAGCCGGTCCGATGTGACATCTGCGCAGGCCTACTCCGGCTATTGGCGCATCGGCGGGGACAACCTGAATGGCTGGCCCAACACGGGATCAAGTAACGATCTCGCCGGGTCGATTGGCCAAGTCGCGGTGTACCCGACCGTGTTGACCCGCGACACCGTGGTCAATCACTACAACGCCAGCGGTCGAACGGCCAATGTGCCGGCCGCTCCGACGGATACCTATGGCAAGGCCGTCTTCGCTGACAATCCGGAGATCTACTGGCGACTCGACGACACCAGCGGCTCCACCATGAAGGACTCGAGTGAGTCGAGCAATGCCGGGTTGCGCAGCGGTGGAGTGACCCTCGGCACCAGCGGAGCACTCGCTGGAGGCGTCGGCTCCGCGGCGACCTTCAACGGACAGAACGGACTCATCGCCGCCAGTAACAGCGAGACGAATCCGACCGTGTACTCGATCGAGACGTGGTTCAAAACCACGACCACCGTCGGCGGCAAGCTCATCGGATTCGGAAACACACAAACCGGCACATCAGGCAACTACGACCGTCATATCTACATGCAAAACGATGGCAGCCTCGTATTCGGTACATATACAGGCGTAACCAATACAGCCATTAGTCCGTTGTCATACAACGACGGAAAATGGCACTCTGTAGTCGGAACCCAGTCATCAAACGGCATGCAGCTCTATGTTGACGGGGTTCTCGTCGCCACCAATTCACAGACGGCGGCACAGAACTACACCGGCTACTGGCGCATTGGCGGTGATACAACCTGGGGATCGTCCAGCGCGTTCTTCAACGGCCAGCTGGACGAAGCTGCCGTGTACACGACGGCACTCTCCTCCGATCGCATCCTGACTCACTATGAGCTCGGGTCGGGAACCGTTCCGAACCAGTTGCCGACCGCTGCGTTCACGCCGACGACGACGGACCTAACGACAACGCTGGATGCCTCAGCATCGCACGATCCGGACGGCACGATCGCCTCGTACGCCTGGAACTTTGGTGACAGCAGCCCAATCGGTTCCGGTTCGACAACCACACACACGTACAGCGCCCCAGGGCAATACACCGTCACGCTGACCGTCACGGACAACAACGGAGCTACCGCTCAGATCAGCCATCAAGTGGTTGCGACAGCACCAAACGTCCCGCCCACCGCAGCATTCACGATGACGACCACTCCGGGAACGGTCAGCGCCGATGGATCGACGTCAGCCGATCCTGATGGCACGATCGCGAGCTACACCTGGAACTGGGGCGACGGAGGACCGGCGAGCGATCCGACGGCGACCCCGACGGCCGTGCATGCCTACTCATCGGCCGGCACCTACACCGTGAGCTTAACGGTGACCGACAACAAAGGAGCGAGTAACACGCTCGGTCAGAACATCACCGTAGCGGCCCCGCCGAACGTTCCGCCGGTCGCGTTGTTCACGTCCCAGACGAACGGCCTCACCGCCTCGTTCGACGGGTCCAGCTCATCCGATCCCGACGGCACCATGTCCGCATGGAACTGGAACTTCGGTGACGGGACCACCGCTGCGGGCGCTATGACAACGCATCTCTACGCCGCCAACGGGACCTACCCTGTCACCCTCACTGTGACCGACAACAAAGGAGCAACAGCGCAAATCTCCCACACCGTGTCGGTTTCAGCAGTCGTGGTGCCCACCGCTTATGCGAAGGATTCCTTCGGGCGCACCGTGGCGAACGGCTTCGGTACCGCAGATCTCGGTGGGGCATGGACGACGTCGAACTCGACGTCAAAATTCAGCGTCATACCGGGCGTGGGAAAGATCCTGCTCTCGGCTCCGGGGAGCGGACCTACTATCTCGCTTGCTGGTGTCTCGGCGGCAGACACCGAGGTGAACGTCGGCCTTGGCCTTGACAAAGCAGCCACTGGTGGCGGCGTGTATGCCTCGGTGATCGGACGCAGTGTTTCCGGCCAGGGTGACTATCGCGCGAAAGTGACCTTCTTCTCCAACGGAGCTGTCGCTCTCGGCGTTGAGAGGGGCGCGCCTAATGGAACCCAGGCCACGCTCGTTGCGAGCGGTGTCATCCCAGGCCTGACGTACAGTGTCGGAGACGTACTGAATGTCAGGATGCAGGTGGTCGGCACCTCGCCGACAACCGTCAACGCGAAGGTGTGGAAGAACGGAACGACTGAGCCGGCAACCTGGCAGCGGTCGACGACGGACACGACTGCTGCGATGCAGTCTGCCGGATCGATCGGATTGTTCGCTTATCTCTCCAGCACGGCGACCAATGCCCCAGTGAACGCGCTGTGGTCGAACCTTCTGGTTAACAAGAGCACCAACTAA
- a CDS encoding DUF4352 domain-containing protein, producing MNKNNNGTSAKRRIRGGKVGATAIFVASTTLCAIVLTGCVSQGEAAPQPSGAASTPYAGHSSSTPIPEPTSTTRADPSVGFNDTGSGAPVIKRTGELSASKRAKAPIANFTTPAVFEDGVAISTSRFSRGTVTSTGTGIVTGAPFIVFTVTLKNGSLKTLDLASVVLTLRYADGLVAAPLYTDVPARDFSGTVAPGSTKSAVYAFQVPKPTTKAVLYVDLDGAHTPAEFSGSFLK from the coding sequence GTGAACAAGAATAACAATGGCACGAGCGCCAAACGCCGCATTCGCGGTGGCAAAGTAGGCGCAACAGCGATCTTCGTTGCGAGCACGACATTGTGTGCGATCGTGCTGACGGGGTGCGTTTCGCAAGGCGAGGCGGCCCCTCAGCCCTCCGGTGCAGCAAGCACCCCGTACGCCGGTCACAGTTCGTCCACGCCGATTCCCGAACCCACCTCCACGACTCGGGCCGATCCATCAGTCGGTTTCAACGACACGGGCTCCGGCGCACCGGTGATCAAGAGAACCGGAGAGCTATCCGCGAGCAAGCGCGCCAAGGCCCCAATTGCAAACTTCACGACGCCGGCTGTCTTCGAGGATGGCGTGGCAATCTCTACCTCACGATTCTCGCGCGGCACAGTCACGAGCACAGGAACCGGGATCGTGACCGGCGCACCATTCATCGTCTTCACCGTCACGCTCAAGAACGGCTCGCTGAAGACCCTCGACCTCGCATCGGTGGTGCTTACGCTTCGATATGCGGACGGCCTCGTTGCGGCACCGCTGTACACCGATGTCCCTGCCCGAGACTTTTCCGGAACGGTGGCACCAGGCTCGACAAAATCTGCCGTCTACGCCTTCCAAGTTCCCAAGCCGACGACCAAGGCAGTTCTGTATGTCGACCTCGACGGCGCGCACACTCCTGCAGAGTTCAGTGGATCGTTCCTGAAATGA
- a CDS encoding glycosyltransferase family 4 protein: MTRAADEDTNPSPLTGRTVLFAHPSAELYGSDRVLLESIQAVVDAGARVIVTLPETGPLAPLIHDLGADVACCPTPVLRKSMLKPRGMINLLVQTIRGSIDGRRLLRSVRPDLVYVNTLTIPLWVVLGRVSRTRVICHVHEAEGSASRLLQRALNAPVLLAHQVVINSRFSMDVLAKSYSRLAVRSTIVYNGVVGPPHPQRGRPKLNGPLKILYLGRLSARKGVDIAVDAVAQLRDRGLAAHLDIVGAVFPGYEWYRDQLIDQVTRYGLATDITFHGFHSSIWPFLSDCDVVVVPSRLDEPFGNTAVEAILGARPAVTSNTSGLREAAGGYRSSVLISPSDPSALADALQSISDDWPTVREKAWLDRAQAVARHSPERYRRRIAAIVDDALEGRPQRAVTFSAALIPGEKLPPKLGRQVLP, translated from the coding sequence ATGACCCGCGCCGCGGATGAGGATACCAATCCATCTCCGCTCACCGGAAGAACGGTATTGTTCGCCCATCCGAGCGCGGAACTTTACGGTTCGGATCGGGTTCTGCTCGAGAGTATCCAGGCCGTTGTAGACGCCGGCGCCAGGGTGATAGTGACTCTCCCCGAGACCGGACCGCTGGCGCCGCTCATTCACGATCTCGGGGCCGACGTCGCCTGCTGCCCGACGCCAGTTCTGCGCAAGAGCATGCTCAAACCGCGCGGCATGATCAATCTGCTCGTTCAAACGATACGCGGTTCCATTGACGGGCGTCGACTCCTGCGCAGCGTCCGTCCTGATCTGGTCTACGTCAATACACTGACGATCCCTCTCTGGGTAGTCCTCGGGCGCGTCTCTCGCACGCGCGTCATCTGCCATGTGCATGAGGCCGAAGGTTCGGCGTCTCGCCTCCTGCAACGCGCATTGAACGCGCCAGTCCTCCTCGCGCACCAGGTTGTGATCAACAGCCGGTTCAGTATGGACGTGTTGGCCAAGTCATATTCGCGCCTTGCTGTGCGCTCGACGATTGTCTACAACGGTGTCGTCGGACCCCCGCACCCGCAACGCGGTCGGCCAAAGCTGAACGGACCGCTCAAGATTCTCTACCTCGGCCGTCTCTCCGCACGCAAGGGTGTCGACATCGCGGTCGATGCAGTAGCGCAACTGCGTGATCGTGGGCTCGCAGCGCATTTAGACATAGTTGGCGCCGTGTTTCCCGGATACGAGTGGTACCGAGATCAACTCATCGACCAAGTCACCCGATATGGACTCGCCACCGATATCACCTTTCACGGCTTTCACTCGAGCATCTGGCCGTTCCTCAGCGACTGCGACGTGGTTGTCGTGCCATCGCGCCTAGACGAGCCCTTCGGAAACACCGCCGTCGAGGCCATCCTCGGTGCCCGGCCCGCGGTCACGAGCAACACCTCCGGCCTTCGTGAAGCAGCTGGCGGCTATCGTTCCAGCGTACTGATATCGCCATCCGATCCCAGCGCATTGGCTGACGCATTGCAGTCAATATCCGACGATTGGCCGACTGTGCGTGAGAAGGCATGGCTCGATCGCGCACAGGCCGTCGCGAGGCACTCCCCAGAACGCTACCGTCGCCGAATTGCCGCCATCGTCGACGACGCCCTGGAAGGCCGCCCACAACGCGCGGTAACGTTCTCGGCTGCCCTGATTCCCGGCGAAAAACTACCCCCCAAACTGGGGAGGCAGGTGCTGCCATGA
- a CDS encoding DUF1972 domain-containing protein gives MRIAMIGTRGVPAAYGGFETAVEEIGKRLAERGHDITVYCRGAKGPRQAEYLGMRLVHLPALHGKSIETLSHTALSAAHAGLAGRFDAAFVFNAANAPFLPLLRMRGIPVAVHVDGLEWKRGKWGKLGRSYYRWAERFSVQWSDALIADAQGIADYYSHEFSAETQLLTYGAPLLVAQPSDRLSELGLSADDYHLVVARFEPENHVDVIVDGYRKSSAKKPLIVVGGAPYAARYTEGIAASAANDDRIRLVGSIYDQELLDQLYAHACTYLHGHSVGGTNPSLLRAMGAATPVIAFDVIFNREVLGPDGQYFANVDAVARYVNEAESAPQMTSQNGNRLQARARARYDWEDVATGYESLASRLSAGAVPRLRPHARRSRVPWDPSARDTKLIGDIGATPGVEEAVNRGAP, from the coding sequence ATGCGCATCGCCATGATCGGCACACGTGGCGTACCCGCCGCGTACGGAGGATTCGAGACCGCCGTCGAGGAGATTGGCAAGCGCCTTGCCGAACGGGGACACGACATCACGGTATATTGCCGAGGGGCAAAGGGCCCACGCCAGGCAGAGTACCTCGGGATGCGGCTCGTACATCTCCCCGCGCTACACGGCAAGTCCATAGAAACGCTTAGTCACACTGCCCTCTCAGCAGCCCATGCCGGCCTCGCAGGCCGGTTTGACGCCGCCTTCGTCTTCAATGCCGCGAACGCTCCGTTTCTGCCATTGCTTAGAATGCGCGGTATACCCGTCGCCGTACATGTCGATGGACTCGAGTGGAAACGCGGGAAATGGGGGAAACTCGGGCGTAGCTACTATCGCTGGGCGGAACGGTTCTCCGTGCAGTGGTCCGATGCCCTGATCGCGGACGCTCAGGGAATCGCAGACTACTACAGTCATGAGTTCTCTGCAGAGACACAGCTACTCACCTACGGGGCACCGCTCCTTGTCGCGCAGCCAAGTGATCGACTTTCAGAGCTCGGGCTGAGCGCCGACGACTACCATCTGGTCGTGGCCCGCTTCGAGCCAGAGAATCACGTCGACGTCATCGTTGATGGATATCGAAAAAGCTCCGCGAAGAAGCCGCTTATCGTCGTGGGCGGCGCTCCGTATGCGGCACGGTATACGGAAGGTATTGCGGCGTCGGCGGCCAACGACGACCGCATCAGACTCGTTGGGAGCATCTACGACCAGGAACTTCTGGACCAGCTCTATGCGCACGCATGCACGTACCTACACGGTCATTCGGTCGGGGGGACGAATCCCTCACTCCTGCGCGCGATGGGTGCCGCGACGCCGGTGATCGCGTTTGATGTCATCTTCAATCGCGAAGTGCTTGGCCCCGATGGGCAGTACTTCGCCAACGTCGATGCGGTCGCACGTTACGTCAACGAGGCCGAATCAGCGCCTCAAATGACATCGCAAAACGGCAACAGGCTTCAGGCGCGTGCGCGTGCCCGATACGACTGGGAAGATGTCGCCACGGGTTACGAATCGCTTGCTTCGCGCCTCTCGGCTGGTGCGGTTCCGCGACTCCGGCCCCATGCGCGACGATCCCGAGTTCCGTGGGACCCAAGCGCGCGGGACACGAAGCTCATCGGCGACATCGGCGCCACACCTGGCGTCGAAGAAGCTGTCAACCGAGGTGCACCATGA
- a CDS encoding sugar transferase has translation MLHISDTAIILGAVVVAYIARFGFIDASATVDGTKAGYTVLVPLIAITWLLALGAAHSRDARVVGLGSTEYKRIVSASSLTFGLLAIIFLVAKVDVARGYFVLALPVGTVGLLSSRWLWRQWLIRQRRSNRYLSRAIVVGWVEDVQYVIGQVDKKPGTAFTIVGAALYETGSTHVEVGHHTVPVISSSLADVASAAARVGAETVIVAGQPHADGDFIRGLGWQLEGTATELVLASRLTDVAGPRIHFRPVEGLPLIHVEIPQFEGSKHVLKRAMDIAISGIALVALLPVMLVVALLIRVDSHGSVIFRQERVGRGGETFMMLKFRSMNVDAESALSALVGSNEGSGLLFKMKDDPRVTRIGRVLRKYSLDELPQLWNVLIGNMSLVGPRPPLEREVESYAGHVGRRLYIKPGLTGMWQVNGRSNLSWDESVRLDLYYVENWSVVGDLVLLWRTLSVVLHPIGAY, from the coding sequence ATGCTGCACATCAGCGACACGGCCATCATTCTCGGCGCCGTCGTGGTTGCTTACATTGCCCGTTTTGGCTTTATCGATGCTTCGGCAACCGTCGACGGAACGAAGGCCGGCTACACGGTCCTCGTTCCACTGATCGCCATCACCTGGCTGCTCGCCTTGGGAGCCGCACACTCACGCGACGCCCGAGTTGTCGGCTTGGGCTCAACCGAATACAAACGCATCGTGAGCGCGAGTTCGCTGACTTTCGGACTGCTCGCCATCATCTTCCTGGTTGCCAAGGTCGACGTGGCTCGCGGGTACTTCGTTCTCGCTCTACCGGTCGGCACAGTCGGCCTGCTCAGCAGCCGCTGGCTTTGGCGGCAGTGGCTCATCCGCCAACGACGTTCCAACCGCTATCTGTCTCGCGCAATTGTGGTCGGTTGGGTCGAGGACGTGCAGTACGTCATCGGCCAAGTCGACAAGAAGCCCGGCACGGCCTTCACCATCGTCGGAGCTGCACTATACGAGACGGGAAGCACACATGTCGAGGTTGGCCACCATACCGTGCCCGTAATCTCCTCGTCTCTCGCTGACGTCGCCTCGGCCGCAGCGCGGGTAGGCGCCGAGACGGTGATCGTGGCAGGACAGCCCCACGCGGACGGCGACTTCATCCGAGGCCTTGGCTGGCAACTCGAAGGCACCGCGACCGAACTGGTGTTGGCGTCGAGGCTGACTGATGTCGCGGGCCCCCGCATTCACTTCCGCCCGGTCGAAGGGCTGCCGCTTATCCATGTGGAGATCCCGCAGTTCGAAGGAAGCAAACACGTTCTCAAACGAGCCATGGATATCGCAATATCAGGCATCGCTTTGGTGGCGCTACTCCCAGTCATGCTCGTAGTCGCCCTACTCATTCGAGTGGACAGCCACGGATCCGTCATCTTCCGTCAGGAGCGAGTGGGCCGCGGGGGAGAAACGTTCATGATGCTGAAGTTCCGTTCGATGAACGTTGACGCCGAAAGCGCGCTGTCCGCCCTGGTCGGGAGCAACGAAGGAAGCGGACTGCTCTTCAAAATGAAGGACGACCCACGCGTGACGCGAATCGGTCGAGTGCTACGCAAATACTCGCTCGACGAACTGCCCCAGCTCTGGAATGTGTTGATCGGCAACATGAGCCTCGTCGGCCCTCGTCCCCCGTTAGAGCGCGAAGTCGAAAGCTACGCCGGCCACGTCGGCCGCCGACTTTACATTAAGCCTGGCCTTACCGGCATGTGGCAAGTCAACGGTCGATCCAATCTCTCCTGGGACGAAAGTGTCCGTTTAGACCTCTACTACGTGGAGAACTGGTCGGTAGTTGGGGACTTAGTGCTGCTCTGGCGCACGCTGAGCGTGGTGCTACATCCTATAGGTGCATACTGA